In Festucalex cinctus isolate MCC-2025b chromosome 5, RoL_Fcin_1.0, whole genome shotgun sequence, a single genomic region encodes these proteins:
- the suds3 gene encoding sin3 histone deacetylase corepressor complex component SDS3 isoform X2, whose amino-acid sequence MTANADTEDASETDLAKHNEDDYVEIKEQMYQDKLASLKRQLQQLQEGTLQEYQKRMKKLDQQYKERLRNADLFLQLETEQVERNYIKEKKAAVKEFDDKKVELKENLIAELEEKKKMIENEKLTMELTGDSMEVKPIMTRKLRRRPNDPVPIPDKRRKPAPAQLNYLLTDEQIMEDLRTLNKLKSPKRAVSPSSPEHVPSAPLEYPAQRFEARIEDGKLYYDKRWYHKSQAIYLESKDNTKISCVISSVATHEIWVRKTSDSTKMRIYLAQLQRGAFIIRRRSAA is encoded by the exons ATGACCGCCAACGCAG ACACGGAAGACGCCAGCGAAACGGACCTGGCCAAGCACAACGAAGACGACTATGTGGAAATCAAAGAGCA aatgtaCCAGGATAAGCTGGCCTCGCTTAAAAGACAACTGCAGCAATTACAAGAAG gTACGCTGCAGGAGTATCAGAAGCGAATGAAGAAGTTAGATCAGCAATACAAAGAGAGGCTGCGAAATGCAG ATCTCTTTCTCCAGCTGGAG ACGGAGCAGGTGGAGCGGAACTACATCAAAGAGAAGAAGGCGGCGGTGAAGGAGTTTGATGACAAGAAGGTGGAGCTGAAGGAGAACCTGATCGCCGAGctagaggagaagaagaagatgatcgAGAACGAGAAGCTGACCATGGAGCTCACCGGCG ATTCTATGGAGGTGAAGCCCATCATGACCCGCAAGCTGAGGAGGAGACCCAATGACCCCGTACCCATTCCGGACAAGAGACGAAAACCAGCGCCTG CGCAGCTCAATTATTTGCTAACCGACGAGCAGATCATGGAAGATCTCCGAACGTTAAACAAG CTCAAGTCGCCGAAACGAGCAG TGTCGCCGTCGTCTCCAGAGCACGTGCCGTCGGCACCCTTGGAGTACCCGGCGCAGCGCTTTGAGGCTCGCATCGAGGACGGCAAACTTTACTACGACAAACGATG GTACCACAAGAGCCAGGCCATCTACCTGGAATCCAAAGACAACACCAAGATCAGTTGCGTCATCAGCTCGGTGGCCACCCACGAG ATTTGGGTGAGGAAGACGAGCGACAGCACAAAGATGAGGATCTACCTGGCGCAGCTGCAGAGGGGAGCCTTCATCATCCGGCGGCGCTCGGCAGCTTGA
- the suds3 gene encoding sin3 histone deacetylase corepressor complex component SDS3 isoform X1, translating to MASTTALLSTAVDYYNDEEELDSVDDDDERSFRGRDSEEDTEDASETDLAKHNEDDYVEIKEQMYQDKLASLKRQLQQLQEGTLQEYQKRMKKLDQQYKERLRNADLFLQLETEQVERNYIKEKKAAVKEFDDKKVELKENLIAELEEKKKMIENEKLTMELTGDSMEVKPIMTRKLRRRPNDPVPIPDKRRKPAPAQLNYLLTDEQIMEDLRTLNKLKSPKRAVSPSSPEHVPSAPLEYPAQRFEARIEDGKLYYDKRWYHKSQAIYLESKDNTKISCVISSVATHEIWVRKTSDSTKMRIYLAQLQRGAFIIRRRSAA from the exons ATGGCTTCCACCACCGCTTTGCTCTCGACCGCGGTGGATTACTACAACGACGAAGAGGAGCTCGACAgcgtggacgacgacgacgagcgcAGTTTTCGAGGGAGAGACTCTGAagaag ACACGGAAGACGCCAGCGAAACGGACCTGGCCAAGCACAACGAAGACGACTATGTGGAAATCAAAGAGCA aatgtaCCAGGATAAGCTGGCCTCGCTTAAAAGACAACTGCAGCAATTACAAGAAG gTACGCTGCAGGAGTATCAGAAGCGAATGAAGAAGTTAGATCAGCAATACAAAGAGAGGCTGCGAAATGCAG ATCTCTTTCTCCAGCTGGAG ACGGAGCAGGTGGAGCGGAACTACATCAAAGAGAAGAAGGCGGCGGTGAAGGAGTTTGATGACAAGAAGGTGGAGCTGAAGGAGAACCTGATCGCCGAGctagaggagaagaagaagatgatcgAGAACGAGAAGCTGACCATGGAGCTCACCGGCG ATTCTATGGAGGTGAAGCCCATCATGACCCGCAAGCTGAGGAGGAGACCCAATGACCCCGTACCCATTCCGGACAAGAGACGAAAACCAGCGCCTG CGCAGCTCAATTATTTGCTAACCGACGAGCAGATCATGGAAGATCTCCGAACGTTAAACAAG CTCAAGTCGCCGAAACGAGCAG TGTCGCCGTCGTCTCCAGAGCACGTGCCGTCGGCACCCTTGGAGTACCCGGCGCAGCGCTTTGAGGCTCGCATCGAGGACGGCAAACTTTACTACGACAAACGATG GTACCACAAGAGCCAGGCCATCTACCTGGAATCCAAAGACAACACCAAGATCAGTTGCGTCATCAGCTCGGTGGCCACCCACGAG ATTTGGGTGAGGAAGACGAGCGACAGCACAAAGATGAGGATCTACCTGGCGCAGCTGCAGAGGGGAGCCTTCATCATCCGGCGGCGCTCGGCAGCTTGA